CCTCGAGATCCGCCGGGGCTTCGTGAAGGGATTCGTGGACGTGCTCTTCGAGCACGACGGACTCGCCTACTTCGGCGATTGGAAGAGCGACGTGCTCCCGTCGTGGTCCCGCGCTGCGATCGACGAGCGCGTGGAGAAGAGTTACCGCCTGCAGGCCCAGCTCTACTCGCTCGCGCTGGTGAAGATGATCGGCGTTCGGGACGAAGCCTCGTACGAGGCTCGGGTGGGCGGCTTCCTCTACCTCTTCCTTCGCGGGATGAAGCCGGACGGCGACGGGACGGAGGGCGTTCACTTCGAGCGTCCATCCTGGTCACATATCCTCGAGTGGGAGCGCGCGCTGCTGGAGCGAGAGGATCTCGAGGTGGCGACGTGAGCGGGCGGGCGCAGGATGAGTTGGATCGCGGCCGGAGCGAGCGCTCGCGGAGCGCGGGGAGGACGATGCGATGAATGACGAGATCCGACTCTCGCCGCTGGGCGCGGCGCGGCCTCGGCTCTTGCGGGGGCTCCTGCGGGGCATGGGTCGAGGCGCGCGTGGCGAGGCCGCACCCGAGGTTCCCTCGGAGCTCGAGGAGGCGGTGGCTCGCTGCGAGCTCGAGGGGCGGACGCTGCACCAGGCATGGGAGCTGGTGCGCTGTGGTCAGGGGCTGTCGGCGGTCGAGCGGCGGGGGCTCTTCTTTCTGGCAGTCGCAGCGCTGGTGAGCCAGGGCCGTGGCAGCACGCGCCTGCCCACCTCCGACGGCTCGTTGGATCGGCTCCTCGGCGATCTGCGGGCCACCGCTGCCGATCGGGCGCAGGTCGTCGCGCTCCTCGCGGAAGCGCGTGGACAGGGGCCGCGGCTGAGGGCGATCTTCGGTGTCCCGGGCGACTACAAGCCGCTCCTCCTGGGCGACGATCACCTCTGCCTGCAGCGGATGTTCCACTTCGAGGAGCGTCTGGTTGCCTCACTGCGGGATCGCATGTCGATTCCCCCGCTGGAGCCCGCGTCGCCCGACGCGCTCCGCGACGTGCTCGACCGTGCCCCGACGATCTCGGGCAAGAAGGCCGCCCTATCCGACGAGCAGCAGGAGGCGGTGCTCGCGGCGCTGCGGCTGCCGCTCGCCGTGATCACCGGCGGCCCCGGCACGGGCAAGACGTCGATCGTGGTTTCGATCCTGCGGATGCTCGCCCGGCAGGGAGTGGCGCCGGAGCGGATCGCGCTCGCGGCGCCCACCGGCAAGGCGGCGTTCCGCATGGCCGAGTCGATTCGCAAGTATCTGCTGGCGCTCGCGGACCCTGCCGCGGCGGACCTCGCGCTCATCGCATCTTGTCCGGAGCCGCGCACGCTCCACCGCCTCCTGGGCTACTCGCCGGTCCGCGAGAGCTTCCTGCACCACGAGAACAATCCGTTAGCCGAGGAGGTCGTGATCGTCGACGAGGCTTCGATGATCGACCTCGTCCTGATGGACCGCCTCGTGCGATCGATCCGGCCGGGCGCGCGCCTCGTCCTCCTGGGCGACTCGGAGCAGCTCCCGTCGGTGGACGCAGGGGCGGTGCTGAGGGATCTGGTGCCTCCGCCCGGCGTCACCGACTCGCGCTCGAGGTTCTCCGTGAGGCTCACCCGGAGCTACCGCATGGACCCCAGTGATCCGTCGGGGCGCAACGTGCTCTCGGTGGCCCGGGCGATCAACGAGGGCAGGGCGCCGTTCGACGGCGAGGAGCCGGTCCGACTTCGGCAATCGGCGGAGGAGCTCGCCTTCGAGAAGGTGGAGCTCCTTCAGGGCGACCTGGGCCCGTTCCTTCGGCGATGGCACGACGAGAAGATTCGGGGCCTCCCGTCGTTCGCGGAGCGGGTGAAACGGGAGTGGCGCTGGGAGGACGGGCGCTTCGTGGCCGGGGACGAGGAGGAGCTACGGATCCTCTTCCGCCACTTCGAGAGCCTGCGCCTCCTCTGCGTGACCCGGGAAACGCCACGGACCGGCACGGAGGCGGTGAACGCCGAGCTCCATGCGCTCGTGGCGGGCCGGTCGTCGTCGCGGGAGGCGGCGTTCCTGCCCGGGGAGCCGGTGATGATGCAGCGCAACGACTACGAGCGCGGCCTCTTCAACGGCGATCAGGGCCTGGTCCTCCGGGTCCGGGAGGCTGGCGCTGCCGGGCATCACTTCCGCGCCGTCTTCCCGAAGGGAGAGGGCTTCGCCGTCTTCCATCTCGACGGCCTTCGAGCGCATCTGCGGCTCTCGTACGCCATGACGGTGCACAAGTCGCAGGGCTCCGAGTTCGACGTGTTGGGGCTGATCCTCCCGGAGAACCCGATGCCGCTCCTCACCCGCGAGATCCTCTACACCGCGGTCACCCGAAGCCGCCGGGGCGTGGCCATCGTCGGCTCCCGCGAAGTGCTCGAGAAGGGCGCTGCCGCGCGCCTCGAGCGCCACAGCGGTGTGGCGCAGAAGCTGCGTTCGCTCGAGGGCTGAACCAGCCGAGAGAGCCTTCG
The Vulgatibacter incomptus DNA segment above includes these coding regions:
- the recD gene encoding exodeoxyribonuclease V subunit alpha → MNDEIRLSPLGAARPRLLRGLLRGMGRGARGEAAPEVPSELEEAVARCELEGRTLHQAWELVRCGQGLSAVERRGLFFLAVAALVSQGRGSTRLPTSDGSLDRLLGDLRATAADRAQVVALLAEARGQGPRLRAIFGVPGDYKPLLLGDDHLCLQRMFHFEERLVASLRDRMSIPPLEPASPDALRDVLDRAPTISGKKAALSDEQQEAVLAALRLPLAVITGGPGTGKTSIVVSILRMLARQGVAPERIALAAPTGKAAFRMAESIRKYLLALADPAAADLALIASCPEPRTLHRLLGYSPVRESFLHHENNPLAEEVVIVDEASMIDLVLMDRLVRSIRPGARLVLLGDSEQLPSVDAGAVLRDLVPPPGVTDSRSRFSVRLTRSYRMDPSDPSGRNVLSVARAINEGRAPFDGEEPVRLRQSAEELAFEKVELLQGDLGPFLRRWHDEKIRGLPSFAERVKREWRWEDGRFVAGDEEELRILFRHFESLRLLCVTRETPRTGTEAVNAELHALVAGRSSSREAAFLPGEPVMMQRNDYERGLFNGDQGLVLRVREAGAAGHHFRAVFPKGEGFAVFHLDGLRAHLRLSYAMTVHKSQGSEFDVLGLILPENPMPLLTREILYTAVTRSRRGVAIVGSREVLEKGAAARLERHSGVAQKLRSLEG